One Bactrocera dorsalis isolate Fly_Bdor unplaced genomic scaffold, ASM2337382v1 BdCtg133, whole genome shotgun sequence DNA segment encodes these proteins:
- the LOC105228194 gene encoding exostosin-3 isoform X2 — MSKVDLESSKNYSQLLSNHHSLRNHSPGGSSNNVIEGDARNSINAMIFTWFRFHRVYKLLLLILFVLVLWPLFAHYSLINHPINDVPSADVHRSRPLLDAYEDFSSMRASDLKMRIEEMLHIKSTVSVELRELESRRQKLQSDIGKYNQKIEELKQDLLREQTELERLKISVEQAQVAQREAIQRNTPDLALPRTLYPNILPRKLPAITSDAGLSCEMYNCFDYSRCSLTSGFPVYLYDPDLNNILRTGYDIDGFLKTTIKQTLGYNAHIVHDPKMACIFLVLVGEAMLENDLMKNNRYAAEEEERKNYSKSPLMEIPIDIEKLFQLPYWGGDGRNHVLLNLARRDLHSPRTNAFLNQNTMRAIVVQSSFERLQFRPSYDLIVPPILGPPGGDVWQECAPMIPARRTYLLSFQGELRPIDRKLQLHPLDDFILDHLTDMSKGSTQDKFLLQFHCVPATEQSDELAFTDWALCGTDSSRKAVLKESTFVLILPPLEKRISSTLMLARLYEALRSGAIPVILGADEVRLPYAETIDWRRLTILLPKARITELHFLLRAMQDVDLVQMRRQGRQIWERYLSSVQATVDTIIASLRDRLGIPPRPVLPIVAQSVFNSTFIPLKSDPPVGLDTEPEESLGPIEPPYPSPAFRRNYTILRMQSGEAWNLWVDPFYMYPQLPFDPVLPAEAKFLGSHMGFRPIGKGSGGAGKEFSEALGGNYPREQFTIVILTYEREQVLMDSLGRLYGLPYLHKVVVVWNSPKPPLDDLRWPDIGVPVAVVRAPRNSLNNRFLPFDVIETEAILSVDDDAHLRHDEILFGFRVWREHRDRVVGFPGRFLAWDLNSNRNWNYNSNYSCELSMVLTGAAFIHKYYMYLYTYHLPQAIRDKVDEYMNCEDIAMNFLVSHITRKPPVKVTSRWTFRCPGCPVSLSEDDTHFQERHKCINFFAQVFGYTPLLNTQYRADSILFKTRIPHDKQKCFKYI; from the exons CCTAAGAAATCACAGCCCAGGAGGTAGTTCTAACAATGTAATTGAAGGCGATGCCAGAAATAGTATAAATGCAATGATTTTTACATGGTTTCGGTTCCATCGGGTCTATAAACTACTGTTGCTAATATTGTTCGTATTGGTACTATGGCCACTCTTCGCGCATTACAGTTTAATAAAT CACCCTATCAACGATGTTCCGTCTGCTGATGTCCATCGCAGCCGACCTCTTTTGGATGCGTATGAGGACTTTAGTTCGATGCGTGCTAGCGATTTAAAAATGCGTATAGAAGAAATGCTGCATATAAAA AGTACAGTTTCAGTAGAATTACGGGAACTTGAATCTCGTCGACAAAAGCTTCAATCAGACATAGgaaaatataaccaaaaaattgaagaattaaAGCAAGATTTATTGCGTGAACAAACCGAGCTAGAAAGGTTAAAAATATCTGTTGAACAAGCGCAAGTAGCTCAGCGAGAAGCAATTCAACGCAACACTCCCGATTTGGCTCTACCACGAACTTTATACCCCAATATATTGCCACGAAAACTGCCAGCCATAACATCAGACGCAGGATTGTCCTGCGAAATGTACAACTGTTTCGACTACTCCCGTTGTAGTTTAACATCAGGATTTCCTGTATATTTGTATGATCCTGacttaaataatatattgcgGACTGGTTACGACATAGACGGATTTCTGAAAACAACAATTAAACAAACACTTGGCTATAATGCTCATATTGTGCATGATCCTAAAATGGCTTGCATATTTCTAGTGCTCGTTGGTGAGGCTATGCTGGAAAATGATTTAATGAAGAACAATCGATATGCAGCCGAAGAAGAAGAACGCAAAAACTATTCAAAGTCACCTTTAATGGAGATTCCCATCGATATTGAGAAACTTTTCCAGTTGCCATATTGGGGAGGTGATGGTCGCAATCACGTTTTGTTAAATCTAGCTCGACGCGATTTACATTCACCACGAACCAACGCTTTTCTTAATCAAAATACTATGCGGGCCATTGTAGTGCAATCATCATTTGAACGACTACAATTCCGCCCTAGTTATGATCTAATAGTACCACCGATTCTTGGACCACCAGGGGGTGATGTTTGGCAGGAATGTGCCCCGATGATTCCAGCACGACGTACTTATCTTTTATCTTTTCAAGGAGAATTGCGTCCAATTGATAGAAAATTGCAATTACATCCATTAGATGATTTTATTTTAGATCATCTTACTGACATGTCCAAAGGTTCCACTCAAGACAAATTCTTATTGCAATTTCATTGTGTACCAGCCACTGAACAATCAGACGAACTGGCTTTTACGGATTGGGCACTTTGTGGTACTGACTCATCCCGCAAAGCAGTATTAAAAGAATCAACTTTCGTATTAATCCTTCCGCCATTGGAAAAAAGAATTAGCTCAACTCTGATGTTAGCTCGACTTTATGAAGCTCTTAGATCTGGTGCCATTCCTGTAATACTTGGAGCTGACGAAGTCCGCTTACCTTATGCTGAAACAATCGATTGGCGACGTTTAACCATTTTGCTCCCAAAAGCTCGTATTACCGAACTGCATTTTTTGTTACGTGCTATGCAAGATGTTGACCTAGTTCAAATGCGGCGCCAAGGCAGGCAGATTTGGGAGAGATACTTAAGCTCGGTGCAAGCAACCGTCGATACAATAATAGCTAGCCTACGAGATCGTCTAGGTATACCACCACGTCCGGTCCTTCCTATTGTCGCGCAGAGTGTATTCAACAGTACATTTATTCCACTTAAATCTGATCCCCCCGTAGGATTAGATACGGAGCCGGAGGAATCATTAGGACCTATAGAACCACCATATCCGAGTCCTGCATTCCGACGTAATTACACAATTTTGCGTATGCAATCTGGTGAGGCATGGAACCTATGG gtTGACCCTTTTTACATGTATCCACAATTACCCTTTGATCCAGTTTTGCCCGCTGAAGCTAAATTCCTTGGGTCCCACATGGGTTTCCGACCCATTGGAAAAGGCAGCGGTGGTGCAGGCAAGGAGTTCAGTGAAGCTCTTGGAGGCAACTATCCACGTGAACAATTTACTATTGTCATACTTACATATGAACGCGAACAAGTTCTTATGGACTCTCTTGGTCGCCTTTACGGTCTGCCTTATTTGCACAAGGTAGTGGTAGTGTGGAATTCCCCAAAACCTCCACTTGATGACTTGCGTTGGCCCGATATTGGAGTACCAGTTGCGGTGGTACGTGCACCAAGAAATTCCTTGAACAACCGTTTTCTACCTTTCGACGTTATTGAAACAGAGGCGATTCTCTCTGTTGATGATGATGCTCATTTACGTCATGATGAAATATTATTTGGTTTCAGAGTTTGGCGAGAGCATCGCGATCGCGTTGTAGGATTTCCAGGTCGATTTCTTGCATGGGATTTGAACTCAAATCGGAATTGGAACTATAATTCTAACTACAGTTGCGAACTAAGCATGGTGTTAACGGGCGCCGcctttatacataaatattatatgtatcttTACACCTACCATTTGCCTCAGGCTATACGCGATAAAGTGGATGAATACATGAATTGTGAAGATATAGCTATGAATTTCTTAGTTTCGCATATAACCCGCAAACCGCCTGTAAAAGTAACATCAAGGTGGACATTTCGATGCCCAGGCTGTCCAGTATCGCTCAGCGAGGACGATACACACTTTCAAGAACGACacaaatgtataaatttttttgcacaG gtCTTCGGCTATACACCATTATTAAATACTCAATACCGCGCTGATTCAATACTCTTTAAAACACGAATACCGCACGACAAACAAAAGTGctttaaatatatctaa
- the LOC105228194 gene encoding exostosin-3 isoform X1 codes for MSKVDLESSKNYSQLLSNHHSLRNHSPGGSSNNVIEGDARNSINAMIFTWFRFHRVYKLLLLILFVLVLWPLFAHYSLINHPINDVPSADVHRSRPLLDAYEDFSSMRASDLKMRIEEMLHIKFFTLIYACFQKSTVSVELRELESRRQKLQSDIGKYNQKIEELKQDLLREQTELERLKISVEQAQVAQREAIQRNTPDLALPRTLYPNILPRKLPAITSDAGLSCEMYNCFDYSRCSLTSGFPVYLYDPDLNNILRTGYDIDGFLKTTIKQTLGYNAHIVHDPKMACIFLVLVGEAMLENDLMKNNRYAAEEEERKNYSKSPLMEIPIDIEKLFQLPYWGGDGRNHVLLNLARRDLHSPRTNAFLNQNTMRAIVVQSSFERLQFRPSYDLIVPPILGPPGGDVWQECAPMIPARRTYLLSFQGELRPIDRKLQLHPLDDFILDHLTDMSKGSTQDKFLLQFHCVPATEQSDELAFTDWALCGTDSSRKAVLKESTFVLILPPLEKRISSTLMLARLYEALRSGAIPVILGADEVRLPYAETIDWRRLTILLPKARITELHFLLRAMQDVDLVQMRRQGRQIWERYLSSVQATVDTIIASLRDRLGIPPRPVLPIVAQSVFNSTFIPLKSDPPVGLDTEPEESLGPIEPPYPSPAFRRNYTILRMQSGEAWNLWVDPFYMYPQLPFDPVLPAEAKFLGSHMGFRPIGKGSGGAGKEFSEALGGNYPREQFTIVILTYEREQVLMDSLGRLYGLPYLHKVVVVWNSPKPPLDDLRWPDIGVPVAVVRAPRNSLNNRFLPFDVIETEAILSVDDDAHLRHDEILFGFRVWREHRDRVVGFPGRFLAWDLNSNRNWNYNSNYSCELSMVLTGAAFIHKYYMYLYTYHLPQAIRDKVDEYMNCEDIAMNFLVSHITRKPPVKVTSRWTFRCPGCPVSLSEDDTHFQERHKCINFFAQVFGYTPLLNTQYRADSILFKTRIPHDKQKCFKYI; via the exons CCTAAGAAATCACAGCCCAGGAGGTAGTTCTAACAATGTAATTGAAGGCGATGCCAGAAATAGTATAAATGCAATGATTTTTACATGGTTTCGGTTCCATCGGGTCTATAAACTACTGTTGCTAATATTGTTCGTATTGGTACTATGGCCACTCTTCGCGCATTACAGTTTAATAAAT CACCCTATCAACGATGTTCCGTCTGCTGATGTCCATCGCAGCCGACCTCTTTTGGATGCGTATGAGGACTTTAGTTCGATGCGTGCTAGCGATTTAAAAATGCGTATAGAAGAAATGCTGCATATAAAA TTCTTTACCCTAATATATGCATGTTTTCAAAAGAGTACAGTTTCAGTAGAATTACGGGAACTTGAATCTCGTCGACAAAAGCTTCAATCAGACATAGgaaaatataaccaaaaaattgaagaattaaAGCAAGATTTATTGCGTGAACAAACCGAGCTAGAAAGGTTAAAAATATCTGTTGAACAAGCGCAAGTAGCTCAGCGAGAAGCAATTCAACGCAACACTCCCGATTTGGCTCTACCACGAACTTTATACCCCAATATATTGCCACGAAAACTGCCAGCCATAACATCAGACGCAGGATTGTCCTGCGAAATGTACAACTGTTTCGACTACTCCCGTTGTAGTTTAACATCAGGATTTCCTGTATATTTGTATGATCCTGacttaaataatatattgcgGACTGGTTACGACATAGACGGATTTCTGAAAACAACAATTAAACAAACACTTGGCTATAATGCTCATATTGTGCATGATCCTAAAATGGCTTGCATATTTCTAGTGCTCGTTGGTGAGGCTATGCTGGAAAATGATTTAATGAAGAACAATCGATATGCAGCCGAAGAAGAAGAACGCAAAAACTATTCAAAGTCACCTTTAATGGAGATTCCCATCGATATTGAGAAACTTTTCCAGTTGCCATATTGGGGAGGTGATGGTCGCAATCACGTTTTGTTAAATCTAGCTCGACGCGATTTACATTCACCACGAACCAACGCTTTTCTTAATCAAAATACTATGCGGGCCATTGTAGTGCAATCATCATTTGAACGACTACAATTCCGCCCTAGTTATGATCTAATAGTACCACCGATTCTTGGACCACCAGGGGGTGATGTTTGGCAGGAATGTGCCCCGATGATTCCAGCACGACGTACTTATCTTTTATCTTTTCAAGGAGAATTGCGTCCAATTGATAGAAAATTGCAATTACATCCATTAGATGATTTTATTTTAGATCATCTTACTGACATGTCCAAAGGTTCCACTCAAGACAAATTCTTATTGCAATTTCATTGTGTACCAGCCACTGAACAATCAGACGAACTGGCTTTTACGGATTGGGCACTTTGTGGTACTGACTCATCCCGCAAAGCAGTATTAAAAGAATCAACTTTCGTATTAATCCTTCCGCCATTGGAAAAAAGAATTAGCTCAACTCTGATGTTAGCTCGACTTTATGAAGCTCTTAGATCTGGTGCCATTCCTGTAATACTTGGAGCTGACGAAGTCCGCTTACCTTATGCTGAAACAATCGATTGGCGACGTTTAACCATTTTGCTCCCAAAAGCTCGTATTACCGAACTGCATTTTTTGTTACGTGCTATGCAAGATGTTGACCTAGTTCAAATGCGGCGCCAAGGCAGGCAGATTTGGGAGAGATACTTAAGCTCGGTGCAAGCAACCGTCGATACAATAATAGCTAGCCTACGAGATCGTCTAGGTATACCACCACGTCCGGTCCTTCCTATTGTCGCGCAGAGTGTATTCAACAGTACATTTATTCCACTTAAATCTGATCCCCCCGTAGGATTAGATACGGAGCCGGAGGAATCATTAGGACCTATAGAACCACCATATCCGAGTCCTGCATTCCGACGTAATTACACAATTTTGCGTATGCAATCTGGTGAGGCATGGAACCTATGG gtTGACCCTTTTTACATGTATCCACAATTACCCTTTGATCCAGTTTTGCCCGCTGAAGCTAAATTCCTTGGGTCCCACATGGGTTTCCGACCCATTGGAAAAGGCAGCGGTGGTGCAGGCAAGGAGTTCAGTGAAGCTCTTGGAGGCAACTATCCACGTGAACAATTTACTATTGTCATACTTACATATGAACGCGAACAAGTTCTTATGGACTCTCTTGGTCGCCTTTACGGTCTGCCTTATTTGCACAAGGTAGTGGTAGTGTGGAATTCCCCAAAACCTCCACTTGATGACTTGCGTTGGCCCGATATTGGAGTACCAGTTGCGGTGGTACGTGCACCAAGAAATTCCTTGAACAACCGTTTTCTACCTTTCGACGTTATTGAAACAGAGGCGATTCTCTCTGTTGATGATGATGCTCATTTACGTCATGATGAAATATTATTTGGTTTCAGAGTTTGGCGAGAGCATCGCGATCGCGTTGTAGGATTTCCAGGTCGATTTCTTGCATGGGATTTGAACTCAAATCGGAATTGGAACTATAATTCTAACTACAGTTGCGAACTAAGCATGGTGTTAACGGGCGCCGcctttatacataaatattatatgtatcttTACACCTACCATTTGCCTCAGGCTATACGCGATAAAGTGGATGAATACATGAATTGTGAAGATATAGCTATGAATTTCTTAGTTTCGCATATAACCCGCAAACCGCCTGTAAAAGTAACATCAAGGTGGACATTTCGATGCCCAGGCTGTCCAGTATCGCTCAGCGAGGACGATACACACTTTCAAGAACGACacaaatgtataaatttttttgcacaG gtCTTCGGCTATACACCATTATTAAATACTCAATACCGCGCTGATTCAATACTCTTTAAAACACGAATACCGCACGACAAACAAAAGTGctttaaatatatctaa